ATGTCTCATCCTCATTACCAACGTCTCTTATCTGCCTTCACCAATTGCCAAAAGGTATTATAATATCACTTAGGGTTTATGTTTTTCCTAAACTTTTTCAAAACCCTTGTTTTGATTAATGAAGTTCATGCATGACAGATTGGAGCGCCGCCGGAAGTGGTGGCAAGGCTGGaggaggcggcggcggcgatgGGTGGTTGTGTGACTTCATCAAGCTGTATTGGTGAAGATCCGGGTTTGGATCAGTTCATGGAAGCTTATTGTGAGATGTTGATTAAGTATgaacaacaactattgaaacCCTTTAAGGAAGCTATGATGTTTCTTTCAAGAATGGAGTCTCAATTTAAAGCTATTACTGTTCTTGCCTCTTCAGACGTTTCTGGTAATGATTTGTTTAACTTTTTTACTTGAATCTGATTGGATGTTCATGTACTTGAATCTCTTTTAAATCCTATGTTAAACTTTTCATGTTATTTCTAGCTTCCTAGGTAGTCTTTCTGTAAAtaattagtgttttttttttgtaatttactACTTGTATTACCATTTCTTTTGTCTtaaagatcatttaaaaaaaacaagtgaaaatgtattaaatctAACTTAAGAGCTTGATTTTGATGTTGGTCTTACTTGGTTTGGTTTAAAGAATCAAATTAATGATTCAacttatcaactaaaatattaaaaatattttatattattttttttattaaacaagcttttaaaataaaaatagtaacatatttatcaaacaagctctaatatGAAAGTCACATATTTAAGGCCTTGTTAAAACAATCTTGTTGAGTTgggattataaataaataagttatttttctaGGAATTAGAGGgtattattaaataatgattttttttaaaaaaaaatataaggtatttttGTTGATGATACAAAGAGATGGtgaatatttgttaattattcaAGTAACTCAATCCTAATTAGGCCTAACTAAGTAAATATGGATAATATTTCTTtcttagtttgatgttctttgAGTTTGTGTATGTTTTGGTTCATAATTTTGTGacattttgtaaattattacaATGTTTGTAAACCTAATTAACATCTCTTTCATCGTGCGTGGAAGGTTTTGACAAGAATGGTTCAtcggatgaagatgaagaagtcGAGGCCACAAATATCAACAACAACATGATAATTAATCCTCAAGCTGAGGACATAGATCTCAAAGGTCAGCTTCTACGCAAATACAGTGGTTATCTCGGCAGCCTGAAACAAGAATTcatgaaaaagagaaagaaaggaAAGTTACCAAAAGAAGCAAGACAACAATTGCTCGATTGGTGGAGTCGACATTACAAATGGCCATACCCTTCAGTCAGTTCATATATTATTAGAACTAACtatgttattttattcaattcaaaTCGATAATTGAGATTAATTTTAGTTGGCGAATCGAAACAGGAATCGCAGAAGGTTGCGTTGGCCGAATCGACGGGTTTGGATCAGAAGCAAATAAATAATTGGTTCATAAATCAGAGGAAGAGACATTGGAAACCATCGGAGGATATGCAGTTTGCGGTTACGCAGCCTCATTATTTCTTcgataataataatgtttttggtaATCCATTAATTCCAATGGATCTTTCTTCGAACTCTATCCTTTAGAAATATGATGCATGCaggttataattatttaattaatgatcaTGTttcctaaattattattattatgtagcATTTTGTAtgttatatttcattattatttatctaagaCCTTATTCATATGGATGGCTGCATAATGTATGTAGTACTCTTTCTTTGTGATcaatctctttatatatatatattaaaattaaatggtgattcaatattttattgttgATGCTTTTGTTTGTGGTTCATTATTTATTACCAGGGTGAAAACTAAATCacaattctttaaaataaaatttacatataCATTAactattacattttttttcaaaagattaaatttatttaattaacttaagatATTTGGATTCTTCAATTTCTACCATTAAAAACAAAGATTTAGCTCATCTTCCAACAAAATGACACATACTACTTTGTGTATTTTAGtgtattatatttgttaaatttaatagatgtttttttttattgagttttggGAAGTTGGTATTTAAGACTTTGGAGACAAgatttttgaatttattcatTAGTATATTTCAATTTTGCTAATAACTTCTACATTGTGAATggtttatatatgtatatatattttttgtatagATTGTATGTTGAGTTTTTGTGTTTTGATGAttagtaattttgtttttaagctatattttgataggtgttttttattttatttttattttttttatcttatttgatttgtttgtaAGGCATTACGGtgacattaaatatattgttttttttatctatttttttttattataaatgtttttgtgTTGTGGTTGAACTgtgacttttatttatttctttaacaattaattacattatttccaatacaaatttgaaataatttgctTAAAGAAAAGcaactttattttgatgtagAAATGATTCATTTTATGATTTAGAATACCACATTCATTTGTGAGAATTAATGTTTCATTCTTTCTAATGTGTGATGATTTGCAGATatctaaattgttttttaatcatacttaatttaaatttggttaactgattaattatatatcaccattttttaaaaagtaaataaatctACAACCATATTCACATAATCTACATTAATGATACTAAATGATGACAAATgccaatattttgtttttaaaataatactttttttcaacatttatttttaaataatactttttcATTACTTTCAGTGTTAGTTACTAGTACCAGACAACTAAGTAATAAATTAAACCAAACAACGAACttctaccaaaaaaaaaataatcgctcatacatcattttaatttatattaatttataacgTCATTTAAACTAAAGTCAACTTGAAAAGCCTCACCACGATGCTCATAGTTTACATTAATTTGTTCTCCACACTCCAAACAACATTTTCCTAATTTTCGAAATCTtgtttaacttgtttatttctTAACTAAAGGCATAACTAAAGGCAtcattaattaaagtattttgtttttatctcattgcataattttatattacaaaaagcAATTACGTGTGAATAATTACTCCTATTTGTAGCTAGCTAATTTGtaactgataaaaaaaaatatacaactttaTTCACATTAGAAACATTGTGTTGTgtcacattaattaattatcaactatatatatatcatgatgATCATGATCAAATCCTTACAAGAAAAGAGTAAAAAAATGCAGTTTCTTTTGGTATTCTTGATTTTCATTCCATGCATGATCATCAACACAACAAGAACATTAGCAAAGAAGGAAGATAGAAAAACCTATTTGGTTATCATGAAAGACAACCCCCCTGTTGCATTTCATCCAGGATTAGAATTAGATTCTCTTAAACAAGGATTTAAAAAGCTTAATCCCAACAGGTATGTTTTGATGTCTTGTTTTTTCTTAGTACAGTTACACCATATCATTGAATTAAGACATTTTTGTGATCAGCGAAGCTTGCAGGGCTCATGCAGAGTATTTGGTGAATACCCATGATCATATTCTCCATTCAACACTAGATTCTGGTTCATACACCAAGCTTTATAGCTTCAAACATCTTATCAATGGTTTTTCTGTCCATACAACACCTGATCAGGTAAAGAAGATGAAAGGGGTTGGAAAGGTGAAGCTGGTGGAGAAAGACAGAGGAGCTAAATTGATGACAACTTACACACCTGAGTTTTTAGGGTTACATAAAGGAATTTGGACTCAGGAAGGAGGAGAAAGGAATGATGGAGAAGGTGTGGTTATTGGAGTTATAGATACTGGCATTAATTATAGACATCCAAGCTTTTCTTATGATCCTTTAAACCCTTTTCCTTCAAATCTATCTCATTTCAATGGTGGGTGTGAACAAGGAGCTCGTTTTCCAGCTAATGCATGTAATGGGAAGATTGTTTCAGCAAGATTCTTTTCTGCTGGTGCGAAAGTTAATGCTGTTCTTGATCCTTCTATGGATTTTCTTTCACCTTTTGATGCAGTTGGACATGGAAGGTATGTTTTTTGATCATAAAAATCTAATCTTTCAATGCTAATCAATGATCATGAGTTCATGACCATACTTTTTTAACATATGTAGCCATGTTGCATCAATTGCTGCCGGAAATTATCGAGTCCCGGTTGTTGTTGATGGTACCTATTACGGTCAAGCTAGTGGAATGGCGCCGCGAGCTAGGTAATCCATTTTTTTGTCTGTTTTGTTAATGCAAACATCAACCAATTTCAAATTCTCAGTGTTTTCCTAAAACAGAATTGCAGTTTACAAGGCTATATTTCCGACAATTGGGACTATGACCGATGTAGTTGCTGCCATTGATCAAGTAAGTTAATAATTAACAGATCCCATTTCGTTTCAAGCTTGATTTTTGATGGGtggttttcatttatttttctcaGGCAGCAATGGATGGTGTTGATATCTTAACACTTTCGGTTGGACCAGACGAGACACATGAGGGAGATACACTTACCTACATGAATGTGTTCGATTTATTCATGTTGTCTGCTAGAAGGGCAGGAGTGTTTGTGGTTCAGGCTGCCGGTAATAATGGTCCGATTCCATACAGTGTTCTTTCATACAGCCCATGGGCTGTTGGTGTGGGTGCTTGTCGAACAGACAGGACATATCCTGGGACACTGATTCTAGGAAATGGTCGAACAATAGAAGGAATTGGATTATCAGGAGCAAATTTGGGAAATGGGTTGTTGAAATATAAACTGATCTTAGCTAAGGATGCAATTAACCCAAATGGGTCATTTCAAAAAACAGCTGAATACATTGAAGAATGTCAATTTCCAGAAGCATTCGATCCTGTTTTGGTTCAAGGAAGTGTGGTTATTTGCACATTTTCTCAAGGGTTTTACAACCAAACATCTTCAATGACGGCTATTATCAACACAGCAACTAATCTAGGGTTTGAAGGGTTTGTTTTCTTAGCTAATCCATCTTTAGGTGACTTTGTTGCAGAGCCTCTTCCTTTTTCTGTTCCGGGTATTA
This is a stretch of genomic DNA from Impatiens glandulifera chromosome 4, dImpGla2.1, whole genome shotgun sequence. It encodes these proteins:
- the LOC124933798 gene encoding subtilisin-like protease SBT2.4, producing the protein MQFLLVFLIFIPCMIINTTRTLAKKEDRKTYLVIMKDNPPVAFHPGLELDSLKQGFKKLNPNSEACRAHAEYLVNTHDHILHSTLDSGSYTKLYSFKHLINGFSVHTTPDQVKKMKGVGKVKLVEKDRGAKLMTTYTPEFLGLHKGIWTQEGGERNDGEGVVIGVIDTGINYRHPSFSYDPLNPFPSNLSHFNGGCEQGARFPANACNGKIVSARFFSAGAKVNAVLDPSMDFLSPFDAVGHGSHVASIAAGNYRVPVVVDGTYYGQASGMAPRARIAVYKAIFPTIGTMTDVVAAIDQAAMDGVDILTLSVGPDETHEGDTLTYMNVFDLFMLSARRAGVFVVQAAGNNGPIPYSVLSYSPWAVGVGACRTDRTYPGTLILGNGRTIEGIGLSGANLGNGLLKYKLILAKDAINPNGSFQKTAEYIEECQFPEAFDPVLVQGSVVICTFSQGFYNQTSSMTAIINTATNLGFEGFVFLANPSLGDFVAEPLPFSVPGIMIPKTDDAKIIMEYYEWETMRDENRGIRFGGRAAIGEGRAASFGGNRGATVLRSSSRGPDFINSKRTPADVLKPDILAPGHQIWGAWSPVSLFEPIYSGNNFALLTGTSMAAPHIAGIAALIKQNHPSWTPSMIASAMSTTASTHDSTGEHIMAEGSKLYSFYKSSSFDIGAGLVNPSLAIDPGLVFTSGYDDYVNFLCSHPNTDPDMVRTATGGTCGSFGNPSDLNLPSVTMTRLVDFAIVKRSVKNVGGKVETYMCAISHPKGVKVKVKPSVFRIEPLRSQRLEIRLKVTKKMEGFRFGEIVLIGSLNHIVRIPLSLLSQ
- the LOC124933796 gene encoding homeobox protein SBH1-like, coding for MNNGGYLQLPLPFSLPYNDEGGAVKAKIMSHPHYQRLLSAFTNCQKIGAPPEVVARLEEAAAAMGGCVTSSSCIGEDPGLDQFMEAYCEMLIKYEQQLLKPFKEAMMFLSRMESQFKAITVLASSDVSACVEGFDKNGSSDEDEEVEATNINNNMIINPQAEDIDLKGQLLRKYSGYLGSLKQEFMKKRKKGKLPKEARQQLLDWWSRHYKWPYPSESQKVALAESTGLDQKQINNWFINQRKRHWKPSEDMQFAVTQPHYFFDNNNVFGNPLIPMDLSSNSIL